tagtatatgtttttttttaattaactgcGTAACTAGCGTAGTCAAGGAATATACGACactcataattttgaaattatcttTATTTAAAGAGAAGTTTGTTTTGTCCAATTGCCACAATTATTACAATGACTACGTCTCCATGTGATTTGAGTTCATTTAGATATCTAATGATAAAATTACGGAGagaaaacatatttctattaaaattgatcaaatcaacTATTAATTTTGCACTTTGTAATTTAATTGAATCCCGTGGGGAACAGGACACCAGAATTATCAAAACTTGTGTACGGTACTCACTTTtatgccaaaagtttattttgaatcaCTTAAGTCCCAAGTTTTTAAAGAATGATCTTTTTAGTGTCAACTCCAATTTGTTTGACCGGAAATCCAACGTGGCCTTTTTCATTAGTTTCTTAAGCCGACATGACTCATCGGAGAGTCTAGTCAGCATCTAACCCTAAAATGATGCCGTCTAGTACATTTCTATCAAATAAGAACcataaattgtcaaattgaaagaGAACCCCAAAATTTCAAACCCTAAACCGGCCATTGAATGCAAATTCACTCCTTATTTTAGTTTGCTCCCAAAATTAATTGCTCAATCTTGCAAATAAAGAGCAAGAGCTTTAGTAGCTGCTCGCAACGCCAATTTTTTCTATTGTGAGTCCTAATTTTCTCTCAAGAAACCTAAAATGATGCCGTCTTGTACATTTCTACCAAATAAGAACCCTAAATtgccaaattgaaagagaaccCCAAATTTCAAACCTAAATCAGCCATTGAATGCAAATTCACTCCTTATTTTAGTTTGCTCCCAAAATTAATAGCTCAATCTTGCAAATAAAAAGCAGGAGCTTTAGTAGCAGCTCACAACCCCAATTTTTCCTCTTGTGAGTCCTAATTTCCTTTCAAGAACCCTAATTTTTCCCTTCAAGTGAGAACTAAAATGAATAGCTTGCTCACCAATTGTAAGAACCCATCTAAGAGATAAGAGCAAAACAAGAAATTCTTCTTGTTCTTAAGCCAAATGCTAAATGAATTATCACTCAAAACAAGTCTACCTTCTTATTTATCATTGCATGCTTATATAGATGAACTTGGAAAGCATGAATAATTACTAGAACTCTTTGGAAAGATAAAAGGACTCATAGGGAAGACAAGCTAGAAAACAacgaaaattaaaaagggacttaaaaaactttaaatgtCCATTTGACGTTTCTATAAAATGCGGGAAAACACATCTTTAATTTTTCAGAGCAAGGTCATCGTCCGTTTTCACCGAGACCATCTAATTCAATAGTGAGCTAGGGAGGAAAATATACTTCacttgtcaatttatttccaacaCAAAGAATGAAGTCATAATCATTGTCATTCGTTACCAAGGGCGcgcatgtttttatttctgttctttttctgttcccgggaacagaaataaaaaaaagtgtttatattccggggaataatttttgaataaaaaatgtgtttggtaaacttgttccggaaataaaaaatgaacagaaacacgtttggtaaattttattctttttgtttcttttaattttttaatatttttattttatttttcattttttcctttctttttcttttttcggccggtcgccgacccgacggcgtcgccagccctcgacggccggtcgctggccatggccgaggccggcgattggagaaagaaaaagaagaaaaaagaaagaaaagaagaagagaagaagaagagagagaagaagaaacgtttcttcaaaattgtttcgtaacaagaagtaagtttttttttgtttctttttttgttcttttgtgttccgggaacaaaagaacaaaaaagaacaaaacgcaaccaaacgcgtttctgtttctatttttttttttgtcccaagaacaaaaaaacaaaagggaattttatttttggtcgagaTTAATGTGGTTCATAGTGTACATCAATATGATGAGTCGTGTAGGATGAAGCGTGGCATTTAATAGTGAGAATGGACAAAATTTGTAAAGTGTGTCATTTTTTACTGCGACTGAAAGGTTGAGCtttttcttgaaaggtttatgttatttttgtcCCATCCCAAGTGCTGAAGGTAGACTTTCTATTTTTGGATTTGGCCTGCTTGGTGTGGTtgcaaaaaatgatttatattcaAGTTTGAGATGTATTCATTATACTGTTGATTGATCCTAGTGTCAGATCTGGCTTAGCTCTGGGTATGGTTTGAATTTGATCTATCTAAACTGATGCTGTTGTACCAATTAAACCGCAAATAACCCCATTTGTCTTATTTGAGGGAGCACAATGCTTTTGTGTATGACTAACTCATgaatttcctctctcttttttttttttttttttatttttatgttagaTATGAATAGAGGCTTACCAATGTTGAACCAGATAAGCATTTAGTCCAACCATGAGAAGatgaaaaatctgaaaagaaaaattgaacaaTTAGAAGACAGAGAAGCTGAcctaaagaagaagatgaagctaGAATCTGCCAAGCCGTTGTCTCAGATGAAGCTGAAGACAATGGTTACAAAATGGTTAGCCAAAACAAAAACAGCAAAAAATGAATTCAAAAGCATTGAGGAAGCGACTGGGGAAAATATGCCATTGAAGGAAGTTGTGGAGAGATTGACAAGAGAAGTGGAACAGATGTGGGGAAAAAACTTCCACAAACACTATTCATTCAGGCAGAACCTGTCAAAACACAACCACTATTACAACATAAGCTAGTAGTTGAGGCAATTCAGAGGAACATAGAGTTGGTCTGGGGATGTCTAATGGAGAATCGTGCTTCAAATTTGGGTATTTCTGGCATGGGAGGGGTTGGGAAAACGACTACGGTGGAGCACCTACATGATAGACTCCTGAAAAAACGGGAACTTCGACATTGTAATTTTTAGCACTGTGTCCCaaaattttagcatttataaGTAGCAGAGTGATATTTGGaaggaacagaaaaaaagtGACATGGAGGAGGAGCGTGTGAGGAAACGAGCAGCGAAGTTGTCCAAACACTTATCAAAGAAGAGTTTTGTACTGATTCTTGACGACGTGTGGGAGCATTTCAAACTCCAGGATGTGGGAATTCCCAATAGAGCTGATGGATGCAAGCTTGTCTTAACAACTCGATCTTCTAAAGTATGTGCTCGAATGGGTTGTATAGAGATTAAAATTAGACCTTtatgtgaagaagaagcatgGAACTTATTTGTGGAGCATCTTGGGTCTAAAGGGGTACTTGGtatgaacaaaattgaaaaggttGCAAAGGCAATCGTGGAGAAATGTGCAGGTTTTCCACTTGCTATCATCGCAATGGTAAGAAGCATgaggggggaggagagaggatTTGTCTGGGAGGACACTTTGGAAAAGCTGAAGGACCCAAATAAGGATCATACAGAAATGGGAGAGAGGGTTTTGCCAGTACTTAGACATAGCTACACACGCCTGTCTGACCCTCAACTTCAACAACGTTTCTTACGCCGTGCACTTTATCCTGAAAATGCATTAATTGGGAAAATGGAgttgattgaattttctattgatGAGGGATTGATTGACGAACTGCATGCTAGGGAGAAACAATATACGAGGGGTCTTAACATAATAAGCAAACTTCAAGATGCTTTCTTGTTGGAAGTTTCTTATAGGATcaagatgcatgatttgctCAGAGAAATGGCACTACACATAATGAGTACAACGTCTATTATACAAGTAAGCATGAGTTCGCAAGGGATGCCTGATGAGGAACGTTGGACAAGTGATTTAGAGAGAGTTTCTTTGATGAATAGAATCGACGAAATTCCTCAACATATGTCACCAAATTGTCCTAAACCTCGACTTTGTTATTAGAATATAGCCTTTTGGAGCATACCCCGGATTCTTTCTTCAAGCAACTGCAGGGGCTGAAGGTTCTAAACCTAAGTGGAAGTAAAATCACAGAACTTCCTAGTTCCGTGTCGGACTTGGTAAACTTGAGAGCTTTGGTTCTTTGTGAGTCTTATCAATTGTGCCACATTCCTTATTTAGGAAAGTTGAAATCCTTAAGGAAGTTGGATGCCTTGGGATGTATAAAGCTGGAAGCAGTTGAAGGTTTGCAAATGTTGGCGAACTTGAGATACCTTGACCTATTTCACACGGGTGTAAAAAAATTACGAGAAGGAACATGAAGGAGATTGGTAAATTGCAACATCTTAAGATTCAGGGAAGGGTGAATGCGGAAGAGATGACTGAGTTGAAGGCACTTAAATTCTTTAAATGCTGTTTCGATACTGTGGACGAGTTCAGCATGTCTGTGAAAATTCCTTGGGGAGATTGGCTGCAATGATTACCAAATTAATCATAGCCGTCGTGTTATGTAGAACTGAGTCATTATTATGATCCTAAAAATTGTATTCATGAACATACAAGTAGTGTAGATATCCATTGTTGCAATGATCCTATCGTGAATGTGGGAAGACATGGTCCTAACTTGAGTGCGGGCGGGCAAAgcagttctattttgattttaggAGATGTGCAGCGGTCGATGGGGAGTTACTGCGAtggtatgaaaaatataatgGATGTGAGCCCACTTCTAAAACTCGAGCTTCTAGAGATTAATGAACGGAGAATTTGCAGGTGCTCTGTGGAGCAGCAGATGAACGAGAAGTAATCGACGAGCCTTCCTACTCACTCCTCTTCCCCTGTCTTAAGAAGCTAAATATCCAGAGATGTCCGAAACTTAAGTATCTGTTTGGCCATGGGTGTAAACTCTCCCTTCCACGCCTATGAGCGATTGTCATAGATGGTTGTGAGGAAAGAGAAGGGATAACTGCAGCAGCAGCTAGGTCACCGCTTCCTGCTTTCCCCAGTCTAGAAACGATTGATGGGAAGTGTTGTGGCAACACGAAGAGGGTAGTCGAATCTGAATGGATTCCCCATTTCCCTAATCTGAAGGAGATTAATGTATGGGGATGCAAGAAGATGGTTGAGATAGTAGGATGGCCATCCCCATGTATGGGGATTAATGAATGGGAGAACGTGCAGGTGCTCTGTGGAGCAGCAGATAAATGGGAAGTAATCAACGAGCATTCctactctctcctcttcccctGTCTTAAGAAGCTAAATATCCAGATATCTCTGAAACTTAAGTATCTGTTTGGCCACGGGTGTAAACTCTCCCTTCCATGCCTGCGAGCGATTGTCATAGATGATTGTGAGGAAATAGAAGGGATAACTGCAGCGGCAGCTAGGTCACCGCCTCCTGCTTTCCCCAGTCTAGAAAAGATCGATGTGAAGTTTTGTGGCAACATGAAGAGGGTAGTCGAATCCGAGTGGCTTCTCCATTTCCCTAGTCTGAAGGAGATTAATGTATGGGGATGCAAGAAGATGGTTGAGATAATAGGACGGCCACCCCCATGCATGCCAGTGGATACGGCCTTTTCTGTAGCGCATCTTCAAGTGGAACGTTTCAACATACAGAAGTTGCTTCTGCAGGAATTGTTGCCGCATCTTTGGAATCTTCAACACATCCATGTAAATGACTTCACAGGAATGGAGGAAATTGTAAGCAGAGGAAGTGCAAGCACTTCTGAGCAcatcccctcctcctcctctccatgTCCATTTCGTTCTCTCCCACGGTTGGAGCACTTGCTTCTAGAGAACCTGCCCCACCTGAAGAGCATATGTGAAAGCACCATAAGTTGCCCTTCAATAAAACAGCTTCATCTGTTGGGCTATCCAAAACTGGAGAGAATTTCTCTGCAACTGAAAGTAGTTTGTGTCGGCTATTGCCTTCCGgatattattttggatcatGAGAAACTGTGGGGTATGCTGGAGTGGAACGATCCCAATCAGGCTCAATCGTCTCTCAGCTATGTAGAAGCATATAATGTGTCTAAGATTCGCAAGAAACAGTCCAATAATGGAGCTGTGTAATGACAGTTCATGGAGCCAGCTACATACGAAACTGAAGAGAATTCTCTGTGTCAACCGCAAATAGCATCTGATGGATCATAGACTCTTCGCTATCTTCagcatttttcttgttttcttcttttacttgcACTGCTGACCATCTTTAGGTTCAGTATCTTcagctcttttcttgttttcttcttctacttgcCCTGCTGGCCATCTTTAGGTTCGGTGTAGGAGAGCAAAAAAAAGTATCTATTGTAGAAGTAACGAATGAAGTCAAGGGACACAGCCTTCAATTGTTCCAATGAAGTGTTGAACTTGGAAAGATGAGAAAATTAGACATTTTGTATATGAAACTGACTTTATGTGGGTGATTGAGTATATTCATATGATAATATGCTTATGCACGAGTTCATCCTGTGGATGATCTAGTAAAAATGTATTGTTGCAAAAgtaattctttttatgtttgacTGGACTCATAGAACACATAATCAAGCATGGTTAGTGATACTTGCAGGGGTCTCTGAATCATGAGATGATTGTGCGCTCCTTTGATAAGGTGGTTTAGTTCATTTGAACTGGTTTTTGCAGGTAGTTAATTTGAGTTTCATTGGCGTGTGTTCCTCTTGTTCATCCCAACTATTTTTACCACATGGCTAACTTGGAAGTTTACTATGCATAAGAGTGGTCTCACTAAGAGTTCCATAGACATGATTGGGCAGATCCTTTTACAGGACAAGTATCTCGAAAAGCTGGCAAATGTAGTTCTCTCGCATCTGAACTGGAGTATGGTGAGGAGGTTAGTCCTTGTTTTCCCCTCTGAACTGGAGTGTGGTGATTACTTCGGTCCTATTACCGGATTGCTGGATGAGTTTTAGTGGATGAGTTTACCCAAGGGTTTTGAGGCGAGGGTTGTTTCTACATGTTAAAGTGACTGCACACCAAGTGGTTGTTCAAATGCTCGGTAGAAAGCTGTCTGAGATTTGTGGCTTTGGCGGTGTTATGCTTGAGGAGTAAGTCTGTTTCTCTGCTTAGTGGATAAGGGAGGCAGGCAAATCTATGCCCCATCGTTGCAATGAATATTATAGCCTCGAACTGTTGAGGCATCGTAGGAAACTCCACAGTGAGAGAGTTGAAGGCTAATTGCTTTTTCTATGACttggaaattgaatttttttgaagacAAAATGTGATTTTAGTTTGATAGAGACTCTTACAAGATGTAAATTCCTATGGATAATACAGCAGGAGGATTAGCCATCATTTGGAAAGATCCTGTGGTCTTATCCATTTCCTTTGCAGAGAAAAACTGAATTCATGGAGGTCTCTAACATTGAAAATTCCGAACAACTGTGGTGGTTGTCTTTGGTGTACTCACCTACTAATTTTAGTCTTAACCAAGATGATTGCAATAGGTGGGTTCAGGACTTGGCAGAGGACTGGACTGGAATTGGAGATTTCGATGAGGCATTTGACTCGGAGGTGTCCAACAGAAGAGGCCCGGGCCCATCTCGTCGCTTCCTAGCAGACTTAGTCGGAATTCAAGGCCTCCATAGGTAGGTGTTATTAGAAGAGCTATATATTTATGGGTGCACTTCAACTCAAAGGTTAGACGGGCcaaagaaattatattttgtaaattacaaaaacttagtcgaaattcaaggccttgatAGATTGGACTTCTTGAAAGTACTAAAAATCTCTATGTGTGCTTCAATTAAATGGTTGGACCTTTGAAAATTCAAGGCTTTGAAGATACTGGACACTCCAGATTGCGGaaatttagttgaaattcaaggtcTCGAAAAATTGGAGTTCTTGGAAGAGGTGAATATCTTTGGGTGCACATCAATTGAAAGGCTACACCTCTCAAAATCCAAGGGTTGAAGATATTTGATGCTGGATCTTATAGAAGcttagttgaaattcaaggcctcgataggttggaatttttggaaaaattatatatcaTTGTGTGTGCCTCAATTGAAAGGCTGGACCTCTGAAAATCTATTTGTTTGAAGGTATTACATgttggaaattatgaaaaattagtCGAAATTTAAGGCCTTAATAGGTGGGGGTTCTTAGAAGAGCTATATATCTAGGAGTGTACttcaattcaaatatttaaccTTCCAAAATCTAAGGGTCTAAAGAAATTATATCTTGAAAATTGCAAAACCTTAATCGAAATTCAATAACTCGATAAATTGGAGTTCCTTGAAGTGCTATGTATCTATGGGTATGTCTCAATTTTAAGGCTTGATCTTCTCAAATCCGAGCATGTGAAGATATTAGATGCCCAAAATTGTGAAAGCTCAGTGGAAATGAAAGGCCTCAATAGATTGGTGCTCTTGGAAGTATTGAACATCTCTTGGTGTTCTTCAATCGAAAGGTTGGACCTTCCAAAATCCAAGTGTCTTAAGATGTTACTTGTTGAAAATTGCAAAACCCTACTCGAAATTCAAGATCTTGATAAGTTAGAGTTCTTCAAAGATCATgctagaccttccaaaatcCATGTGTCTAAAGAAATTAGCTGTTGGAAATCATGCAAACTTAATTTAAGGTCTCGGTAGGCAAGAGTTCTTGGAAGTGTTGAGTGTCTCTGGATGCACCTTAGTTAAAAGGATGGACCTCCGAAAATCCAAGGGTCTAAAGATGTTATTTGTCGAAAACTGCATATACCTAGTTGATGTTGATGATCTCAATAGATTTGGCACTTTTGAAAGAGCTATATATCTCTGGGTGCGCTTTAGTTCAAGAGTTGGATGACGGCAAGCGAGGCGGGCGTGCGACGACAAAGGGAGAGATGTGACGAGGCTAGCCTTTTTACTCAAGTTCAAATGACGTTGCTTTTGCCCTTGACGGCATGCGACATCGTTTTCTTCTTACCCAACCATGTTGGACTAAACAACATTGTTTCGCATGTTTGTGTGGACTaggtttttaaaaatataagatATGgcacttaaaatttttatttacaaaTGTCACGTAATCAATTTGGCTAGAAGTTCTCaccattggcacttaagtgattgtttttttcccctaatttgatacttaagtgagctggcgaaaacttttgacactaaacTGTGTATTGTATGCAAGTTTTGGCATTTCTAGTGTTTTTCACTCGAATCCCCAGCATTACTTGTGCATCCCAACTATAATAGTAACAAAGCTACAtcacaagaaagaagaggataTACAAGTTGCAAAATTTACCCTATGTGAGCCAAAGCAAGTTTATAATATGTATGAGAAActataaataattacataaaataatataaaacaaaaaaagaaaaagaaaagagagcatCATAACTCATTTTAGGATTCGATACTTATGtacaaatttcaaaatcaaagttgACATCCATAACTTTGTAAGCCTTTTGGTCCTGAGCAAATCCTTAAAAGGTTCAAGAGGAACAAACAGGTGGGAGATTCGTTCTGGGATGGGAGACCTTGCAATTTTATGCCCCCATTCCCTCCTTGGTCAGGAAGACAAAATTAGATTTGACCTTGATATGGCACGAACAGCTCATTCCTATTGCCATTACCATTATCACCTTTACAGAGTCCCTTATTTGCACATTGGTGTGGCTCATTTTGTCACACacaaaaattaatctaaatgaGAAAAAGTCATTGTTCGAaaactttcataaaaaaaagaaattcatcaaattttgaTTCGTATTACACGATCTATGACGTTAGTTgggctatttttattataatcacCAATGGCTAAATAATAATAtctatttaaataattaaaaagttagtGATTACCTAAATGTTATTTTAGTGAGGGAAACTTTTTATTTCTAGTGAAgaattgaattttcttcttgGTTCCGACTTTAATACAATGTAGACTCCATAATAGGTCTAAAACATATTTTTCCTATTCAATTATTTCTCTTTGTTGAGATGTGGCCCCACTATAAATTGCACATGGGTCccactttttttcccttttcccaaTCTCCTCCCCCGTCCCCCCTCCTTGGGTCCTCACAATCTCTAATCATCCACTACTTGGGCCTGATCTAGTGGCCCATGACATAATATCATGCGAAATTGATTTGACTTGTCTAGTGATTCGATGCCAATGAGACTAAAAGGAGATGATGCACCAATTTtagtctttttctctttgtgaagccttttatccTTGTGTTCGTCAATCGTGGAAGGTTGAATTGCACGCACCTTGCACACATTGCCCAAATTGCATATATTGAGCGAAGACAAAAGGTTGCTTGACAACAAGCATATGATTTGTAAGTAATTGTTGGTTCCTTAT
This Eucalyptus grandis isolate ANBG69807.140 chromosome 7, ASM1654582v1, whole genome shotgun sequence DNA region includes the following protein-coding sequences:
- the LOC104455543 gene encoding disease resistance protein RPS5, which translates into the protein MEEERVRKRAAKLSKHLSKKSFVLILDDVWEHFKLQDVGIPNRADGCKLVLTTRSSKVCARMGCIEIKIRPLCEEEAWNLFVEHLGSKGVLGMNKIEKVAKAIVEKCAGFPLAIIAMVRSMRGEERGFVWEDTLEKLKDPNKDHTEMGERVLPVLRHSYTRLSDPQLQQRFLRRALYPENALIGKMELIEFSIDEGLIDELHAREKQYTRGLNIISKLQDAFLLEVSYRIKMHDLLREMALHIMSTTSIIQVSMSSQGMPDEERWTRKLKSLRKLDALGCIKLEAVEDGCEEREGITAAAARSPLPAFPSLETIDGKCCGNTKRVVESEWIPHFPNLKEINVWGCKKMVEIVGWPSPCMGINEWENVQVLCGAADKWEVINEHSYSLLFPCLKKLNIQISLKLKYLFGHGCKLSLPCLRAIVIDDCEEIEGITAAAARSPPPAFPSLEKIDVKFCGNMKRVVESEWLLHFPSLKEINVWGCKKMVEIIGRPPPCMPVDTAFSVAHLQVERFNIQKLLLQELLPHLWNLQHIHVNDFTGMEEIVSRGSASTSEHIPSSSSPCPFRSLPRLEHLLLENLPHLKSICESTISCPSIKQLHLLGYPKLERISLQLKVVCVGYCLPDIILDHEKLWGMLEWNDPNQAQSSLSYVEAYNVSKIRKKQSNNGAV